The DNA segment CGAACTCCGCGGCTTGGCCGAGGATCATCAGCAGGCGGACGTCTACAATCTTCTGGGCTTCACGCTCAGAAAGACCGGCGATTTCCAGACGTCGCTGACCTACTACACTAAGGCGCTGGAACTGCAGCCCAATCACAAGGGCGCCCGCGAATATCTCGGCGAACTCTATGTCGAGACCGGCAATATGGACAAAGCAAAAGAACAACTGGCGACGCTGAAGCAGCTTTGCCCAAGCGGCTGCGAAGAGCTCGAGGACCTGCAAAAGGCGATCGACACCAAGACTGTCAACTAACCCCGAGAAAACAGTGCCTGCGAAGCCGAACGATGCCTCGCAGGCCTATTTGGAGGTGATGAGATGGACCATTTGGAAAATGCAAATGTCATACATCCAATGGACATGACGCTGCTGGCCGGACGGCTGTTGATGGCCTGGATATTCCTACATGAGGGCATGGCGTTGGCGCTCAATTTCGACGCCGCTGTCATCGCCATGGCGAAGCTTGGTGTTTTCGAGCTGCTGGTGGTTGCCGTAATCGCGTTGCAGCTTGGCGCGGGCCTTTCGATCGCGCTCGGCTTGCTGACTCGCCTCGGCGCCTTGTCGCTCGGGCTGTTCTGCCTGTCGACAGCGCTGATGTTCCATACGGATTTCGCCAACCACAACGAAATCCTGCATTTCGAAAAGGACCTAGCCATCGCCGGCGGCATGTTCGTTCTGGTCACGACGGGTGCCGGCACACTCTCCGCGGATCGCTTCCTCGAGCGCCGCATCATGGCTTCGGATGACAAGTCCCGCAAACCGCTGCGCCGCGCGGTCGAGAGAGGCATTCTTTGAATGCCTCAGAAATATCCATCGACGTGAAATCCTTGTCGAAAACAGCCTGTCACGAGCTGTTTTCGACATTCTGACAGATTTTTTAAGCTTAAAACTTTTTCCTTGAAATACGT comes from the Rhizobium sp. NXC24 genome and includes:
- a CDS encoding tetratricopeptide repeat protein; this translates as MFKYAIFGAASLCAATILPAAIALPAFAVDNMETTDAPDLTSVRAKIDAKDYTGALAELRGLAEDHQQADVYNLLGFTLRKTGDFQTSLTYYTKALELQPNHKGAREYLGELYVETGNMDKAKEQLATLKQLCPSGCEELEDLQKAIDTKTVN
- a CDS encoding DoxX family protein, producing the protein MDHLENANVIHPMDMTLLAGRLLMAWIFLHEGMALALNFDAAVIAMAKLGVFELLVVAVIALQLGAGLSIALGLLTRLGALSLGLFCLSTALMFHTDFANHNEILHFEKDLAIAGGMFVLVTTGAGTLSADRFLERRIMASDDKSRKPLRRAVERGIL